From the genome of Primulina huaijiensis isolate GDHJ02 chromosome 11, ASM1229523v2, whole genome shotgun sequence:
TGGCCATTTTTCATGGTTAAACATGTTGAAAACTGCGGTTAATATACTGGGAAACATTGTGAAGTGCATTTTCTGCAACTATTTGCATTCTGCAGTTACTGGTGTAGAAGTTTGTGCCATATTTATCTGCTGTAAATTAGAAGACCTTAGAAACATTACAGTTACCAATAAAGTTTCTCAGATAAATTATCTCATTTTTAAACATTGGTTTCTTGTTACTTTATCTTTACATTTGGGGTTTTCTATGGCAAATTGCTGGATATTGATTTACTGTTTAAAAAAGTGGAAAAATCTTTAGTTTATCTTGGACACTCAGACTCAACTGATGGCGATCACTGACAATGGACCCacccaaaatgaaaaatatgtaaGCTCagaacatttattttatcgacTCATTCTCGTTTTTTTATCAATCTAAAGTTGCATTTAGATTAATGAACTCGAAgttatggattttaaatccataataataaattcattagtttattttggTCGATCCatgttggaatgaatttcaaattccatgtaattattttttgaataattgtTGTGGATCTCAAAATTCATCTCAATATggtattatttgaaatattttgatcaaatatttatcaaatcgaAAATTTTCAATCCAAACGACACACGGGAATTGAACTCAAGAATCTGACAAATACAGGTGCAAAAATTGATTTCATTCAAAAAACTGAACTGTGAATTAAAGTTATCTTAATAGATTAAGATATAAAAgtttcaactgaactgaacgtGTCGTATGCGTGCCATCACTTTGAAAGGATACCAATTCTTCACGAGTACAAATTCTCACACACTTGCAAAAATACTCAAACTACAGTTTTGACCCAAAAGGAAAAATATCCACCATCCTTTTAATAGTCGAGCAAGCTAACTAATTCTCAAGagcataattttataataaactaaacaaaaacattttcccACGTCGATCTATAGACCATTTTCTTCGACAGTGCAGTATGCTTAGTAGCTATACCCCTTGACAAACATTCCTTGCTTGGCTTCCTCAGATTCCCCATCACCGGTGTATTTTCCGAGCTGAGCCAGAGAGTTAGCCTTTGCTCTCACGAGCAGAGCAGCCTGAGCTGCCTTCACATTCTCCGGGAGTCCTCCCCATGTCTTGAGGCATGTGTTTTGGAGGGCCCTGGCATAGGAGAACGACACATGCCAAGGGTTTGGAGCTTGGTTCATTGCATTCAAGTTCAAGGTTGCTTCTACCTCAGATTGCCCACCTGACAAAAACTGCCCAAGATATCGAAACAAGAAACACATTAGCTCGATAAGCTCAAAGAACATATTTTTGAGTCGGACGCTATCTAATTACACCCCATACAATAGTATAGAATGAGTGCCTGTCGTTAAACAGTTACAAGCTTTTTTAGTGACACCAAATCAAATCTTTATAGAACAAGGGGTGTTGTAGGATAACCAAATGGGGAAGGGAATCAATGCATTATACCATGCAAAACATAAACCATAATCGATACGAGCTTGAATACTTGCCATGATTCCAGGGACGGAAGGGGGGATTCTCTTGCGGAGGAGCTTAAGAGTGTAGTCTGCAACTTTCTCAGGTGTGGCCCTGTCTTTGCATTCAGCACCAGGAGTAACCATGCTTGGTTTAAGGAGGATTCCCTCAAACGTAACATTGTTCTCTGCTAAGTAGAAAAACACCTCTGCCCAAACTTTAAGTGCAACCTCAAAAGTCCTCTCAATTCCATGTTCTCCATCTAGCAAGATTTCTGGCTCCACTATTGGGACCAATCCCGAATCCTAACAAGTTCGACCATCACAATCAAATAAACGTCAGTTTTCGTCACAagtttttcttgtaaaatattctagctctagaaccatCTCAAAGGTACCGCTCTTCCCGGTAACATCTTTGATGAGTTTGTCTTGATTTTCATGCTAATTAAATAATCTTTACACTGTTATGATCGTTGTTTGATGGTAATAGATAGCATTTTTTTAGTGTCAATCAACTGTGGTATATCATTTTTGATCGGTGGATCAGATACTGCCAATATATGTATTGATAAAATCCCGCAGTTGCGGCAAAACACAGGACAAGACAGGCAATTCATCCTCAATAAACACAGTGAGATATTCATATATGGATTTAGGAATAATTATGCATGTGAATTGAAAGCAAATCAGTTATTCTCGTGAGCcatgaattttaatttcaaaatccaCTATGTATTCATGGTGAACCATATAGTGTGATACCTGAGATATAGCAGCATAACGTGCCAGGCCCCAGGCAGCCTCCTTCACAGCCAAGGCAGATGGACCATTGGGAATGCTCACAACAGTACGCCTGATTCAAGAAAACAGCGAGCTCAATACTTTTACATCACAAACACAAAAGGGGTTCAT
Proteins encoded in this window:
- the LOC140987859 gene encoding fructose-bisphosphate aldolase 1, chloroplastic, with the protein product MASASFLKSSPIWDKSEFVKGQPLLRQSSSSAVRLCHPRAASASPLTIRASSYVDELVKTAKTIASPGRGILAMDESNATCGKRLASIGLENTEANRQAYRTLLLSAPGLGQYISGAILFEETLYQSTVDGKKMVDVLVEQNIVPGIKVDKGLVPLAGSNDESWCQGLDGLASRSAAYYQQGARFAKWRTVVSIPNGPSALAVKEAAWGLARYAAISQDSGLVPIVEPEILLDGEHGIERTFEVALKVWAEVFFYLAENNVTFEGILLKPSMVTPGAECKDRATPEKVADYTLKLLRKRIPPSVPGIMFLSGGQSEVEATLNLNAMNQAPNPWHVSFSYARALQNTCLKTWGGLPENVKAAQAALLVRAKANSLAQLGKYTGDGESEEAKQGMFVKGYSY